Proteins encoded by one window of Planctomycetota bacterium:
- a CDS encoding phosphoribosylformylglycinamidine synthase subunit PurQ, giving the protein MPVRALVLRTAGTNCDIETQLAWEKAGATAERVHINRLIEDPKRLSRYQILTIPGGFS; this is encoded by the coding sequence ATGCCCGTTCGCGCGTTAGTTTTGCGGACCGCCGGAACCAACTGCGACATTGAGACCCAGTTAGCCTGGGAAAAAGCCGGCGCCACCGCCGAGCGGGTCCACATCAACCGCCTCATCGAGGATCCCAAGCGCCTCAGCCGATACCAGATCCTGACGATTCCCGGCGGCTTTTCCT